A single region of the Lycium barbarum isolate Lr01 chromosome 2, ASM1917538v2, whole genome shotgun sequence genome encodes:
- the LOC132627859 gene encoding uncharacterized protein LOC132627859 isoform X3, translating to MPSFVSTSKAIRRVVAHRNVFKQRAGIDNNVNVRCLSGIAGVPSISPGCDAAGSKVIKPSSYRIGPLIQSRGFLGCGDGEEGNMLAKVHEERRVMGYSPEQLYAVVAAVDLYEDFLPWCQRSEILKRHPDGSFDAELEIGFKFLIESYVSHVELNKPKYIKTTATDTGLFDHLINIWEFNPGPSPGTCNLHFLVDFKFQSPLYRQNGSPVHETSRIHAGSR from the exons ATGCCGTCGTTTGTTTCAACATCAAAGGCCATTAGGCGTGTAGTTGCACATCGGAACGTGTTCAAACAAAGGGCGGGTATTGATAATAATGTTAACGTTCGATGCTTGAGTGGAATTGCTGGtgttccttcaatttctcctggTTGTGATGCTGCTGGTAGCAAGGTGATTAAGCCCTCGTCGTATAGAATTGGGCCTTTAATTCAAAGCAGAGGATTTTTGGGATGCGGTGATGGGGAAGAGGGGAATATGTTAGCCAAAGTACATGAGGAGAGGCGCGTCATGGG ATACTCTCCAGAGCAGTTATATGCTGTGGTTGCTGCTGTTGATTTGTATGAGGATTTTCTTCCCTGGTGTCAAAGATCAGAGATCCTAAAACGCCATCCAGATGGATCTTTTGATGCTGAGCTAGAAATTGGCTTCAAATTTCTCATTGAAAGTTATGTGTCTCATGTGGAACTAAACAAACCAAAATATATCAAG ACAACTGCTACTGACACTGGCCTTTTTGATCATTTGATTAACATCTGGGAGTTCAACCCTGGACCAAGTCCAGGAACTTGTAACCTTCACTTTCTGGTAGATTTTAAGTTTCAATCTCCGTTATATCGACAG
- the LOC132627859 gene encoding uncharacterized protein LOC132627859 isoform X2 — MPSFVSTSKAIRRVVAHRNVFKQRAGIDNNVNVRCLSGIAGVPSISPGCDAAGSKVIKPSSYRIGPLIQSRGFLGCGDGEEGNMLAKVHEERRVMGYSPEQLYAVVAAVDLYEDFLPWCQRSEILKRHPDGSFDAELEIGFKFLIESYVSHVELNKPKYIKTTATDTGLFDHLINIWEFNPGPSPGTCNLHFLVDFKFQSPLYRQQNGSPVHETSRIHAGSR, encoded by the exons ATGCCGTCGTTTGTTTCAACATCAAAGGCCATTAGGCGTGTAGTTGCACATCGGAACGTGTTCAAACAAAGGGCGGGTATTGATAATAATGTTAACGTTCGATGCTTGAGTGGAATTGCTGGtgttccttcaatttctcctggTTGTGATGCTGCTGGTAGCAAGGTGATTAAGCCCTCGTCGTATAGAATTGGGCCTTTAATTCAAAGCAGAGGATTTTTGGGATGCGGTGATGGGGAAGAGGGGAATATGTTAGCCAAAGTACATGAGGAGAGGCGCGTCATGGG ATACTCTCCAGAGCAGTTATATGCTGTGGTTGCTGCTGTTGATTTGTATGAGGATTTTCTTCCCTGGTGTCAAAGATCAGAGATCCTAAAACGCCATCCAGATGGATCTTTTGATGCTGAGCTAGAAATTGGCTTCAAATTTCTCATTGAAAGTTATGTGTCTCATGTGGAACTAAACAAACCAAAATATATCAAG ACAACTGCTACTGACACTGGCCTTTTTGATCATTTGATTAACATCTGGGAGTTCAACCCTGGACCAAGTCCAGGAACTTGTAACCTTCACTTTCTGGTAGATTTTAAGTTTCAATCTCCGTTATATCGACAG